The following coding sequences lie in one Spirosoma sp. KUDC1026 genomic window:
- a CDS encoding Gfo/Idh/MocA family protein — MNRTDFLKTSALAGAALITDPMEVRAFITPKKAEKYRTAVVGTGWWGGNILRCAVQAGESKIVAMCDVDSRQLKKASDELGKLTTDRPKLYRDYREMLATEKPEIVIVATPDHWHPLIAIAAMQAGAHVYVEKPIGHTINEGKAMVKTARQTGRICQVGMHRRVSPHNVSGMEFIKSGKVGKIGMARAFVHYSGGPGKPTPDGEAPQEMDWNMWCGPAPLRAYNPAMHPRGWRNFLDYANGTLGDWGVHWMDQILWCTDEKHPRKVYSTGGRAIRQDSTDAPDHQVSTFEFDDFTAVWEHRTFGGNMAEKTHPQQAVGVYFYGTEGTFHMGWLDGWTFYPSDPKKQVIHQDAQLNQPDDQNIAQLWANFLGSIKSNKLPICDIEIGQRSTNMALLGMLSLKLGRSVAWDGSQIPNDPEANKLLSRAYRGEWQYPV; from the coding sequence ATGAACCGTACCGACTTTCTGAAAACTTCGGCGCTGGCGGGCGCTGCCTTAATCACCGATCCAATGGAGGTTCGGGCGTTTATCACGCCTAAAAAAGCAGAAAAATACCGTACCGCCGTAGTGGGTACCGGCTGGTGGGGGGGCAACATCCTGCGATGCGCCGTGCAGGCTGGTGAATCAAAAATCGTGGCCATGTGCGATGTGGATTCGCGTCAGCTCAAAAAGGCCAGCGACGAACTGGGTAAGCTGACAACCGACCGGCCGAAACTGTACCGGGATTATCGGGAAATGCTGGCCACCGAGAAGCCTGAGATCGTCATCGTGGCCACCCCCGACCACTGGCACCCGCTTATTGCTATTGCGGCCATGCAGGCCGGTGCCCATGTGTACGTCGAAAAACCGATCGGTCATACCATCAATGAAGGCAAGGCGATGGTGAAAACGGCCCGCCAGACCGGGCGTATCTGTCAGGTGGGTATGCACCGACGCGTATCGCCCCATAACGTATCGGGTATGGAGTTTATCAAGTCGGGTAAGGTCGGGAAAATTGGTATGGCAAGGGCGTTTGTGCATTACAGCGGTGGCCCCGGAAAACCAACGCCCGACGGCGAAGCGCCCCAGGAGATGGACTGGAATATGTGGTGTGGTCCCGCGCCGTTACGTGCCTACAACCCCGCCATGCACCCGAGAGGCTGGCGTAACTTCCTGGACTACGCTAACGGAACTCTCGGCGACTGGGGTGTTCACTGGATGGATCAGATTCTGTGGTGTACGGATGAGAAACATCCCCGAAAGGTGTACTCGACCGGTGGGCGGGCCATCAGGCAGGACAGCACCGATGCGCCTGATCATCAGGTGTCGACCTTTGAATTTGACGATTTTACGGCTGTCTGGGAGCACCGGACTTTCGGCGGTAATATGGCCGAGAAAACGCACCCCCAGCAGGCCGTAGGCGTATATTTTTACGGCACGGAAGGCACATTCCATATGGGCTGGCTCGATGGCTGGACCTTCTACCCGTCCGACCCGAAAAAGCAGGTCATTCATCAGGACGCGCAACTGAATCAACCCGACGATCAGAACATTGCCCAGCTCTGGGCTAACTTTTTAGGCAGCATCAAATCGAATAAATTACCCATTTGCGATATTGAGATCGGTCAGCGCTCCACGAACATGGCGCTGCTGGGTATGCTGTCGCTGAAACTGGGACGTAGCGTAGCCTGGGACGGCAGCCAGATCCCCAACGATCCCGAAGCAAACAAACTCCTGAGCCGGGCATATCGAGGGGAGTGGCAATACCCGGTGTAA
- a CDS encoding bifunctional helix-turn-helix transcriptional regulator/GNAT family N-acetyltransferase: MNFFQKTGPLALGSRLRQMSERLTQEATKVYALYGVATEPRWFPVVYALTQQDSQSVAQLAETIGQSQASVSQVIKEMNQRGFVTISKSADDGRKTIITLTDQARQQLPALQHQLTDVGNAVDDMLTQTQHNIWMALDELDYLLAQQSLFERVNEHRKQRERGQVAIVPYTEQYHDAFRQLNQEWITNYFVMEEADYKALNHPDEKILQPGGAILMALYQGEPVGTCALIKMDDVSYEMAKMAVSPKAQGKHVGWLLGQAALDKARALGAKRVYLESNTMLKPAINLYHKLGFQRIVGAVSPYQRANIQMELML; the protein is encoded by the coding sequence ATGAATTTCTTTCAAAAAACGGGGCCTCTGGCGTTAGGGAGCCGATTACGGCAGATGAGCGAGCGATTGACGCAGGAAGCAACAAAGGTTTATGCTCTCTACGGTGTGGCTACTGAGCCGCGCTGGTTTCCAGTAGTCTACGCCCTCACGCAGCAGGATAGCCAGTCGGTCGCGCAACTGGCAGAAACGATAGGTCAGTCGCAGGCATCAGTGAGCCAGGTGATTAAAGAGATGAATCAGCGCGGGTTTGTAACAATCAGTAAATCCGCCGACGACGGGCGCAAAACAATCATTACGTTGACGGATCAGGCCCGGCAGCAGCTTCCGGCGCTGCAACATCAGCTGACCGACGTAGGGAATGCCGTCGACGATATGCTGACCCAGACCCAGCACAACATCTGGATGGCGCTGGACGAGCTTGACTATCTGCTGGCTCAGCAAAGTTTGTTCGAGCGAGTGAATGAACACCGTAAACAGCGCGAGCGGGGGCAGGTGGCGATTGTACCTTACACGGAGCAGTATCATGACGCCTTCCGTCAACTCAATCAGGAATGGATTACGAACTATTTTGTAATGGAAGAAGCTGATTACAAGGCCCTGAATCACCCCGATGAGAAAATTCTCCAGCCGGGCGGGGCAATTCTGATGGCGCTCTACCAGGGCGAGCCCGTTGGTACCTGTGCCCTGATCAAAATGGACGATGTCAGTTACGAGATGGCTAAAATGGCCGTGTCGCCCAAAGCGCAGGGAAAGCATGTGGGCTGGCTGCTGGGGCAGGCTGCTCTGGATAAAGCCAGGGCACTGGGCGCCAAACGGGTATATCTGGAAAGCAATACGATGCTGAAACCGGCCATCAATCTATACCATAAACTGGGCTTCCAGCGGATCGTGGGGGCCGTTTCCCCTTATCAGCGAGCCAATATTCAGATGGAGCTGATGCTGTAA
- a CDS encoding glutamine--tRNA ligase/YqeY domain fusion protein, with amino-acid sequence MTEAPKDSSEKSLNFIEQFVEEDLAAGKNGGRVHTRFPPEPNGYLHIGHAKSICLNFGLADKYGGQTNLRFDDTNPVTEDTEYVDSIKNDVRWLGFDWENEFYASDYFDQLYSFAETLIQKGLAYVDDSTAEEIAAQKGTPTEPGRMSVYRDRSVDENLDLFRRMKAGDYPDGAKVLRAKVDMASPNMQLRDPIIYRIKHAHHHRTGDTWCIYPMYDFAHGQSDAIEHITHSLCTLEFEVHRPLYDWFIQQLSLFPSRQIEFARLNLTYTVMSKRKLKQLVEEGHVSGWDDPRMPTIAGIRRRGYTPASIREFADRIGIAKRDNLIDVGLLEFCIREELNKTTDRVMAVVDEKPLKLVITNYTQGEEILHIENNPEDPNSGTRAVPFSREVYIERDDFMENPPKKYFRLFPGGMVRLKGAYIIKCEEVVRDNAGEIIELHCTYIPESRSGSDTSGINVKGTIHWVSVPHAVEAEVRLYDRLFSVENPAADDSEGRPRDFKELINPNSLEVVRAFVEPALIEAVNKQPDLKVQFMRKGYFILDPDSTPGRPVFNRTVTLKDGWAKEQKKG; translated from the coding sequence ATGACGGAAGCCCCGAAAGACTCCTCCGAGAAGTCGCTGAATTTTATTGAACAGTTTGTTGAAGAAGATCTGGCTGCCGGCAAAAACGGTGGTCGCGTGCATACCCGTTTTCCACCCGAACCCAATGGCTATCTGCACATTGGGCACGCTAAATCAATCTGCCTGAACTTTGGCCTGGCCGACAAATACGGTGGGCAAACCAATCTCCGGTTCGACGATACCAACCCCGTCACCGAAGATACCGAGTATGTCGATTCGATTAAGAATGACGTGCGCTGGCTGGGTTTCGACTGGGAAAACGAATTTTACGCGTCGGATTATTTCGATCAGCTCTACAGCTTTGCGGAAACGCTGATTCAAAAAGGGCTGGCTTACGTCGATGATTCCACCGCGGAAGAAATTGCGGCCCAGAAGGGAACGCCAACCGAACCCGGCCGCATGAGTGTTTACCGCGACCGGAGCGTGGACGAAAACCTCGACCTGTTCCGGCGCATGAAAGCAGGCGACTATCCCGACGGCGCGAAGGTGTTACGGGCGAAGGTCGACATGGCCTCGCCAAACATGCAGCTCCGCGACCCAATCATTTACCGCATCAAACACGCGCATCATCACCGGACCGGCGATACCTGGTGCATCTACCCGATGTACGATTTCGCCCACGGCCAGTCGGATGCCATTGAGCATATCACTCACTCGCTCTGTACGCTGGAATTTGAAGTACACCGGCCGCTCTACGACTGGTTTATCCAGCAGCTTAGCCTCTTCCCGTCGCGGCAGATCGAGTTTGCGCGGCTCAATCTGACCTATACGGTCATGAGCAAGCGGAAACTGAAACAACTGGTCGAAGAAGGCCACGTCAGCGGCTGGGACGATCCCCGGATGCCAACGATTGCCGGTATTCGTCGGCGCGGATACACACCCGCCAGTATTCGTGAGTTTGCCGACCGGATCGGTATTGCCAAACGCGACAACCTAATCGACGTAGGGCTGCTGGAATTCTGCATCCGCGAAGAGCTGAACAAAACCACCGACCGCGTGATGGCCGTAGTCGATGAAAAACCCCTGAAACTGGTTATCACTAATTACACCCAGGGCGAAGAAATTCTGCACATCGAAAACAACCCCGAAGACCCGAACTCGGGAACGCGGGCGGTGCCGTTCAGCCGGGAGGTATACATTGAGCGGGACGACTTCATGGAAAATCCACCGAAGAAATATTTCCGGCTTTTTCCGGGTGGCATGGTTCGGCTCAAGGGCGCTTACATCATCAAGTGTGAGGAAGTCGTCAGGGACAACGCGGGTGAAATCATCGAGCTACATTGCACCTACATTCCTGAAAGCCGGAGCGGTTCCGATACGTCGGGCATCAACGTGAAAGGGACTATCCACTGGGTATCGGTTCCGCACGCGGTCGAAGCCGAAGTTCGGTTGTACGACCGGCTTTTCTCGGTAGAAAACCCGGCTGCGGATGATTCGGAAGGCCGCCCCCGCGATTTCAAAGAATTGATCAATCCGAATTCGCTCGAAGTCGTACGCGCTTTTGTCGAGCCAGCGCTCATTGAAGCCGTTAACAAGCAGCCGGATCTAAAAGTCCAGTTTATGCGGAAGGGCTACTTTATCCTCGACCCGGACTCGACACCCGGCCGGCCTGTCTTCAACCGGACCGTTACGTTGAAAGACGGCTGGGCGAAGGAGCAGAAGAAGGGATAA
- a CDS encoding nucleotidyltransferase — translation MEDKYLSLISLFNEEGVDYVVLGGHAVIAHGYLRTTSDIDIFVRPSSDNADRLLRALYRYGYKNDEFEHSDFTTVPNYLSFNRYDEWIDLMTFTLGVTFDECYQNKVVLMVEGIATNVISLPDLIRNKTATGRPQDLRDLENLPSADN, via the coding sequence ATGGAGGACAAGTACTTAAGTCTAATAAGCCTATTCAACGAAGAGGGCGTTGATTATGTAGTTCTGGGCGGTCATGCCGTGATCGCTCACGGCTATTTACGCACCACCAGCGACATCGACATCTTTGTTCGGCCTAGCTCTGATAATGCCGATCGGCTACTCAGGGCTTTATACCGATACGGCTACAAAAATGATGAGTTCGAGCACAGCGACTTCACAACGGTACCCAATTATTTATCCTTCAATCGGTACGACGAGTGGATAGATTTGATGACCTTCACGCTGGGCGTTACATTTGACGAGTGCTACCAGAACAAAGTAGTATTGATGGTTGAAGGGATAGCGACCAACGTAATTAGCCTGCCAGATTTGATACGTAATAAAACAGCTACCGGTCGTCCCCAAGACTTGCGTGATTTAGAAAACCTGCCCTCCGCTGATAACTAG
- a CDS encoding type 1 glutamine amidotransferase domain-containing protein encodes MDNQQNLSGKKVAVLLTEGFEQVEMTEPRKALQEAGATVHIIAPKSGDVKAWDMDDWGETFDVDLALDATNSDQYDALLLPGGVMNPDHLRMDPKAVQFAKSFFDANKPVAAICHAAMTLIEADVVNGKTMTSYPSIKTDLKNAGANWIDQEVVVDGNLVSSRKPDDIPAFNREMVKLFARNVTAKPVA; translated from the coding sequence ATGGACAATCAACAAAACCTCTCAGGTAAGAAAGTTGCCGTTCTTTTAACCGAAGGATTTGAGCAGGTCGAAATGACCGAACCCCGCAAAGCGCTACAGGAAGCAGGCGCGACGGTACATATCATTGCTCCTAAATCGGGCGACGTAAAAGCCTGGGATATGGACGACTGGGGCGAAACGTTCGACGTGGACCTGGCCCTTGATGCTACTAATTCCGACCAGTATGATGCCCTGCTGCTGCCCGGTGGCGTCATGAACCCCGACCATCTCCGCATGGATCCGAAAGCGGTTCAGTTTGCGAAGTCATTCTTTGATGCGAACAAACCCGTTGCTGCCATTTGTCACGCGGCCATGACGCTGATTGAAGCGGATGTGGTTAACGGTAAAACCATGACATCGTACCCATCGATTAAAACAGACCTGAAAAACGCTGGTGCCAACTGGATCGATCAGGAAGTTGTCGTTGACGGTAATCTGGTATCGAGCCGCAAACCCGACGACATTCCAGCCTTCAACCGGGAAATGGTGAAGCTATTTGCCCGGAACGTCACAGCGAAACCGGTGGCCTAG